TTTCGCCAGGTCAGCTGACGTCCATCGAGACCAAGGTGATCCAGGAAATCGATGCCGCGGCCGAGGAGGCTCTGAGAAGCCTCCGAGAGCATCCGGGCCGGCCCGAGGAGGCCGCGAGCGGCGTGACGAAGGAGATGGAATGAAGAACAAGGGAAAAGGGAGCCGGGCGGAAGTCAAGGACCTCGGCCTCGACCGGCAGGCTCTCCTCGGAATCTACCGCAACATGGTCCTCTCCCGCCGGATCGACGACAAGCAGATTCAGCTCAAGCGGCAGAACAAGATCTTCTTCCAGATCGCCGGGGCCGGGCACGAAGCGGTGCTCACGGCGGCGGGCATGGTCCTGAAGCCGGGCCACGACTGGTTCTACGCCTACTACCGCGACATGGCGCTCATGCTCCAGCTCGGCATGACCCCCAAGGAAATCCAGATGGAGGCGCTGGGATGCGCCGACGATCCCAACTCCGGAGGGCGCCAGATGCCCTCCCACTGGGGCCATCCGCGGCTGAACGTGGTCTCCAAGTCGTCCTGCACCGGGACGCAGTACCTCCAGTCGGTCGGCTGCGCCCACGCGGGGCGCTACCTCTCGATCGTGAAGGAGTGCCGGGAGCGGGGGCTGAAGGGAGCCGACGACGAGATCACCTACGTCTCGGGAGGCGAGGGCTCGACCAGCGAAGGCGAGTTTTGGGAGGCGCTGAACACCGCCTGCAACCTCAAGCTCCCGATGCTCTTCATGATCGAGGACAACAAGTACGCCATCTCGGTGCCGGTCGAGGTCCAGACGGCGGGCGGGACGATCGGCGGGCTCGTCAAGCAGTGGCCGAATCTCCGCTACGAGGAGCTGGACGGCTGCGATCCGATCGAATGCCACCGCGTCCTCTCCGAAATCGTCTCCGACATGCGGCAGCGCCGCGAAGGGCCCGCGTTGGTCCAGGCCCACGTCATCCGCCCCTACTCGCATTCGCTGTCGGACGACGAGCGCCTGTACAAGCCGGAGCGCGAGCGGCAGGAGGAGGCGAAGAAGGATCCGATCGCCCGTTTCGAGAAGCTTCTGCTCCAGGAGGGGGTCGCCGATCAGGCCTTCCTCACCCGGATGAAGGAGAGCATCGATCACGAGGTGAACACGGCGACGGACGAGGCGATGGCGGCGGCGCCGCCCGCGGTCGAGAGCATCTACCACTACGTCTATTCCCCCGACGTCGACCCGACCTCCGGCCGGTTCGACACCGAGCCTGCGCTCGAGGGGGATCCCAAGACGATGGTGGATCTCCTCAACGCCTGCCTGCGCGACGAGATGCAGCGGGATCCGAGAATCGTGATCTTCGGGGAGGACGTCGCGGACGCCACCCGGGAGGAGGTCCTCGAGGAAGTGAAGGGGAAAGGGGGCGTCTTCAAGGTCACGCACAATCTGCAAAGGCGCTTCGGCAAGGAGCGGGTCTTC
This portion of the Candidatus Polarisedimenticolia bacterium genome encodes:
- a CDS encoding thiamine pyrophosphate-dependent enzyme, whose product is MKNKGKGSRAEVKDLGLDRQALLGIYRNMVLSRRIDDKQIQLKRQNKIFFQIAGAGHEAVLTAAGMVLKPGHDWFYAYYRDMALMLQLGMTPKEIQMEALGCADDPNSGGRQMPSHWGHPRLNVVSKSSCTGTQYLQSVGCAHAGRYLSIVKECRERGLKGADDEITYVSGGEGSTSEGEFWEALNTACNLKLPMLFMIEDNKYAISVPVEVQTAGGTIGGLVKQWPNLRYEELDGCDPIECHRVLSEIVSDMRQRREGPALVQAHVIRPYSHSLSDDERLYKPERERQEEAKKDPIARFEKLLLQEGVADQAFLTRMKESIDHEVNTATDEAMAAAPPAVESIYHYVYSPDVDPTSGRFDTEPALEGDPKTMVDLLNACLRDEMQRDPRIVIFGEDVADATREEVLEEVKGKGGVFKVTHNLQRRFGKERVFNSPLAEANIVGRAIGMATRGLKPVVEIQFLDYIWPAFMQIRDELSVLRWRSNNGFACPVVIRTAAGGYLGGGAPYHSQSGEVLFAHNPGLRVVMPATALDANGLLRTAIRCEDPVIFLEHKHLYRQTYNKSPYPGPDFCIPFGKARVVQEGEDLSLITYGATLERSLRAARQAQEEIGASVEVIDLRSLSPFDWDAIEASVKKTGKALIVHEDWLSFGFGAEIAALIASRLFEDLDGPVRRVGAADVFCAYQPLLEDVTLPQISDIHKAIVDLAKY